Proteins found in one Kwoniella bestiolae CBS 10118 chromosome 1, complete sequence genomic segment:
- a CDS encoding peptidyl-prolyl cis-trans isomerase H, translating to MASSLDPPAGVTRPIVFFDVSIGETPAGRIKMELFSDITPKTAENFRQLCTGEHRYGYKKATFHRIPQFMIQGGDFIRNDGTGSFSIYGAQFEDENFKVKHTGPGLLSMANSGPGTNGCQFFITCAPAEFLDGKHCVFGRVIDGLLTVRKIENVPTGANNRPKLVVRITECGEM from the exons ATGGCCTCATCACTAGATCCCCCAGCAGGCGTAACTCGACCGATCGTATTTTTCGATGTGAGTATAGGAGAAACACCAGCAGGAAGGATAAAGATGG AGTTGTTCAGCGATATAACGCCAAA GACCGCAGAGAACTTCAGACAGCTATGTACGGGTGAACATCGGTAT GGGTACAAGAAAGCCACTTTCCACAG GATCCCACAATTCATGATCCAAGGAGGCGACTTCATACGTAACGACGGTACAGGTTCGTTCTCGATATACGGCGCGCAGTTCGAAGACGAGAATTTCAAGGTGAAACATACCGGTCCGGGTTTGTTGAGTATG GCCAACTCTGGTCCAGGGACGAATGGATGTCAA TTCTTCATCACATGCGCACCGGCAGAGTTTTTGGATGGTAAACACTGTGTGTTCGGACGTGTCATCGACGGTTTATTGACTGTCAGGAAGATTGAGAACGTACCCACTGGAGCTAACAACAG ACCAAAATTAGTAGTTAGGATAACAGAGTGTGGCGAGATGTAA
- a CDS encoding deoxyhypusine synthase, with protein MSTDNAHASVLTPSEKLPENAVHVKGPDLSKPIELQDLLKSYETIGFQATGLARAIQVVEEMRKQRTNPDEPLTLFLGYTSNLISSGLREIIRFLAQHKLIDCLVTTAGGVEEDFIKCLGSTVLGEFHLDGAGLRKRGLNRIGNLLVPNSNYCAFEDWVVPILDQMVKEQEENGAKWSPSSVINRLGKEIDNEESVYYWCYKNDIPVFCPALTDGSLGDMIYFHTYKSSPLQLNIDIVADIRRLNDMSVKAKKAGMIILGGGVCKHQIANAMLFRNGADYAVYINTGQEYDGSDSGARPDEAVSWGKIRAGAESVKVYADATLVFPLVVAATFGKAHWQAEAEKKH; from the exons ATGTCAACAGACAACGCCCACGCAAGTGTACTCACACCATCTGAAAAGCTACCGGAAAATGCAGTTCATGTCAAGGGACCAGATCTGAGTAAACCTATCGAACTCCAAGACCTGTTGAAGAGCTATGAAACGATTGGGTTCCAAGCGACAGGTTTGGCTAGGGCGATTCAAGTtgtggaggagatg CGAAAACAACGTACCAACCCTGAcgaaccactcacactcttCCTGGGATACACCtccaacctcatctcatcaggcTTACGAGAGATCATACGGTTCTTGGCTCAGCATAAATTGATAGACTGTCTGGTGACCACTGCTGGaggtgtcgaggaggatTTCATCAAATGTCTGGGCTCGACGGTATTGGGTGAATTTCATCTGGACGGTGCGGGTCtaaggaagagggg ATTGAACCGAATAGGTAACCTCCTAGTCCCAAATTCGAATTACTGCGCTTTCGAAGATTGGGTGGTACCCATCCTTGATCAGATGGtgaaagaacaagaagaaaatGGGGCGAAATGGAGTCCTAGTAGTGTGATTAACAGGCTGGGGAAGGAGATAGATAATGAGGAGAGTGTGTATTATTGGTgttacaag AACGACATCCCAGTATTCTGCCCAGCTCTCACAGACGGTTCCCTAGGCGATATGATCTATTTCCATACCTACAAATCATCCCCTCTGCAActcaacatcgacatcgtgGCTGACATTAGGAGGTTGAACGATATGAGCGTGAAAGCGAAAAAAGCGGGCATGATCATACTGGGAGGTGGGGTGTGTAAACATCAGATAGCAAATGCTATGTTGTTT AGAAATGGCGCAGACTATGCTGTATATATCAATACAGGACAGGAG TATGACGGCTCAGACTCTGGTGCTAGACCTGACGAAGCTGTTTCGTGGGGAAAGATCCGAGCTGGTGCGGAGAGcgtcaag GTCTATGCCGATGCTACCTTGGTATTCCCCTTGGTAGTGGCCGCTACGTTTGGTAAAGCCCATTGGCAAGCcgaggctgagaagaagcACTAG